A DNA window from Pyrus communis chromosome 3, drPyrComm1.1, whole genome shotgun sequence contains the following coding sequences:
- the LOC137729075 gene encoding E3 ubiquitin-protein ligase RMA1H1-like, with protein sequence MALQQYFAHECRSVSGATTDSENSKGGYDCNICLEFAHEPVVTFCGHLFCWPCIYKWLHVQSASLASDECPQCPVCKADISHTTVVPLYGRGQTTSEPELEGKMTLYRGMVIPPRPSACDVQALISSTSQTVQQLPYRNPYQNQQYNPQSYGSFGEHPSSPLLDPGGTAMAGIHHPAAGVFGEMVYARVFGNSESLYAYPNSYHRTGSSSPRLRRQEMQADKSLNRISIFLFCCLLLCLLVF encoded by the coding sequence atgGCCTTGCAGCAATACTTTGCACACGAATGCAGATCCGTATCGGGGGCAACAACAGATTCAGAAAATTCCAAAGGTGGCTATGACTGCAACATCTGCTTAGAATTTGCGCACGAGCCAGTGGTCACCTTCTGCGGCCATCTGTTTTGCTGGCCTTGCATCTACAAATGGCTTCACGTTCAGAGTGCCTCCCTTGCCTCCGATGAGTGCCCTCAGTGCCCTGTTTGCAAGGCTGATATATCGCACACCACCGTGGTCCCACTTTACGGCCGGGGCCAAACAACTTCTGAACCTGAGCTTGAAGGAAAGATGACACTCTACAGGGGAATGGTAATACCGCCCAGACCATCAGCATGTGATGTGCAAGCTCTCATATCTAGCACCTCTCAGACCGTCCAGCAACTTCCATATCGTAACCCTTATCAGAACCAACAATATAACCCCCAATCATACGGCAGTTTTGGGGAACATCCTTCCTCGCCACTCCTTGACCCCGGAGGCACTGCAATGGCAGGTATCCACCATCCGGCGGCTGGTGTATTTGGAGAAATGGTTTATGCAAGGGTGTTCGGAAACTCAGAGAGCTTATATGCGTATCCGAATTCGTATCACCGAACGGGAAGTAGTAGTCCAAGGCTCAGGAGGCAGGAGATGCAGGCAGACAAGTCACTAAACAGAATATCTATTTTCCTCTTCTGTTGCTTACTTTTGTGCCTTCTTGTCTTCTGA